In Nymphalis io chromosome 11, ilAglIoxx1.1, whole genome shotgun sequence, one genomic interval encodes:
- the LOC126771881 gene encoding U-Kazal-Dg21.2-like, whose amino-acid sequence MNYFVIILGVLFNEILESISQECQIDCPVENENMICAFEINKSSYNMFPSKCAMEGFAKCYDMDFVRTPLKYCIKEHFALTRRMYGESCPVFCPNHYRPVCGSSKYRDYLYRTFTNGCYLDMINCRGDDDYTGYVEVPLQFCQRHQMKNIFKEKLIMSNVYDHRDY is encoded by the exons atgaattattttgtgattattctTGGCGTGTTATTTAATG aaattttggAATCAATAAGCCAAGAATGTCAAATAGACTGCCCTGTTGAAAATGAAAACATGATTTGTGCCTTCGAAATAAACAAAAGCTCCTACAATATGTTTCCGAGCAAATGTGCAATGGAAGGCTTTGCTAAATGCTATGACATGg ATTTTGTAAGGACGCcgctaaaatattgtataaaagaaCACTTCGCATTAACTCGACGCATGTACGGTGAATCCTGTCCTGTGTTTTGCCCCAATCATTACCGACCCGTATGCGGTTCATCTAAATACAGAGACTATTTGTACAGGACTTTCACTAACGGTTGTTATCTAGATATGATTAATTGCAGAGGAGATGACGATTACAcag GCTACGTCGAAGTCCCACTGCAATTCTGCCAAAGAcatcaaatgaaaaatatattcaaagaaaAACTCATAATGTCCAATGTTTACGACCACcgtgattattaa